One Salvia splendens isolate huo1 chromosome 1, SspV2, whole genome shotgun sequence genomic window, gaaacaagttgcaataggccctaaaacagtcgattgcatctttattggccatgcacttaatagtagtgcctatcgtttcctagtccatagatcagctgtgcctggcgtggctgaaggaacaacgattaagtcaaggaatgctatattctttgagaatgtttacccttgcaagaggcaagaggatcgttcAAGTGAAAGAATAATGGacgaatccactagttctaatcctccaaaaaggacgaggtcaagtcctgaggatgttgaaccaagacgtggtaaaagaattaaagttgctaaaacatttggtcccgacttcataacttttatgttggatgacgaaccaaagtcattggcggaagctctgtctggcccagacgcagcgtggtggcaagaagctatcaatagtgaaattgaatccatcatgagaaataacacttgggtgttagtagacttgcgtcaaggctttagggtgcaagtggattctgaaaagtaaatataagcccgatggtaccatagataagtacaaagctcgcctagttgtccaaggctttaagcagaaagaagggcatgactttttgatacctattcacctgttacgagaatcacttccattcgggtgcttcttgcgattgctgctttgcacaatctcgatattcaccaaatggatgtgaaaactgcgtttctgaatggtgatctggaaaaagaaatatatatgaacaacccgaagggtttgttgtgcctgggcaagagcgtaaagtatgcaagctggtaaagtcattatatgggttgaaacaagcaccattacaatggcatttaaaatttgacaacgtgatgttggcaaatggattcactatcaatgagtgcgataagtgtgtttacattaagaacacggataacggttttgttattgtgtgtctttatgtagatgatatgttgattacgggcagcaatagtgccattatcaacgaaaccaaaaatatgttgaagagaaatttcgacatgaaagatatgggtttagctgatgtgattctcggaatcaaaattaaaaggaataatgagggaattgctctgacacaatctcattatattgagaaagtgctaaagaaatttcactagttcgattgtgagccagctaagactccattggaacccaacgtgcatttgagtaagcacacgggtgagcatgtagctcaagaagaatatgcaaggatcatagggagtttgatgtttatcacaaactgcacccgaccagatcttgcgtgtacggtgaataagctgagccgatttacgagcaacccaagcaaggaacattggaaagctctgcgtagggttttgagatacttgaagtatactcttaactttgagctgcagtacacaagatatccccaagtacttgaagggtactgtgatacaaattggatctctgattcaaaagactcgttctcgacgagtggttatgtgttcactgtggggggtggtgctgtttcGTGGAAGTCGACGAAACAAACGTGTATAGctcgatccaccatggaatatgagtttatcgcattggataaagcaaGGGAAGAAGCcaagtggctcagaaatttcctagaatgtattccatgttggaagaagccagtgccgacagtagtgatatactgtgatagccaagcagctatagggagagcacatagtggcttatacaacggtaagtctcgacatattcgtcggcgacataataccgtcagacaattgatcacaagtggtgttatcacagttgactatgtaaggtcagttgataacttagcggatccgttaacaaaaggtttaaactgtgatcaattgcataaattgctaaaaggaatgggactgaaaaccatatcttaaaagatgattatagtggtaacccaaccatacgattggagatcccatgggcttggttcaatgggaaaacgaagctatatgaatctagttgtaacactcggaagattttttatcttcgcccattctttagaaagcattgagtgttgcaacctgcatgtggtaagaggctaagttttgacttttaatgattcttagaaacctcgaggaggtgggtattgcaggatacctggaaaagaatcacctatataagtgaagaagtgtgggccgcttcaacatgtgaatcacttatgaatccaaagtggtgttccatggccagtaaaggacacaaacgtgagaactgatgagtttgtaaataatattgtgtcaatattattgtctcggtatacaccaaggaggaatggttcaaggcatcacgtccaccaggccgctagtatgcccgatagtgttgactatggaaagttcaaagccccaagctactattccaaatgcaatattgtttctcgagaattgagcatAGAGGCTGCATGCATGCTTTTGTGTCtagtgttggtttgagcttgcagcgctctaaccaatgtgggggattgttgaaaACGTGAAGGAAATAGAGAAGCCTCAAGCTTTTCATTTCCTAAGCCTTTTGGCTTTTCACTCCCAAGGTAACCTCCAAAatgtttatgaggtgccttaTTGCTGAGACTCTTCATGTAGGTACttctatcctataaataggtggagttttgggagatgataaacacaaaaacaaaacattctatcttctctctagctctcaagcattctagtttgctttttaggagcattgtctagctcggttctcggaactccatcaagttcgccggtgcctagcgggtttgaggtgcttctacacgctaggaggaagtcgttttatctttgggggcaatacgccattccgtgagcactagccggggcgtaatttgtcttgcggaaagagggctttcctcgactcgacttataaatttggtttgctttattttcgttgtaattttcattcctctatttgttgcaagtttcctttcgattgtaatagttagagtaccgcctgtacacgccttgggaatttcttcccattatttctaacagtTGTAACCTCTATGGAGAACTTCAAGGAGAAATGCAGTCCTCCTCCACATCATCTCTATAAACTCTCCCGACATGTATAACTTCTCACTGGAGAAACCACCGCCGCCGGCCACCAGCAAGTAACAGTTCAAGCGGCGGAAGAGACACCTCTCATGGGCAGCCTTATCCATGGAAACCACCACCAGGTGGCGGAGGAGCGGCCGTGTCCTCTCTCCCACCCAAAAGCCCTCAAGAAATAGATCGAACATCGAGGGGTAATCGCTCTCCACGTAGGCCTCGTTGATCACGGCCACGATCACCGTCTTGTCCGCCGTTGAAGCCCTCGCCAGAGCTATTCCGAGCTCATCTCGTGGCAACCATGATGACTACAGTATGTAAAAAATGCatcgaaattaattaattaattattataattgcaTTAGCTACAAAAAAACTCACCCAGTTGGAATCGGTAGAAGAGTATTTGTCtgtataaaataagagagagttgTTGGTTAGCTCTTCACGATAATAGAAAAGTGTGATTGTTGCTAGCAATATTGTAAGGATCATTGCCAAATTTTTGTTAATAAAGTTGCACTCCATATTTCCAGAATTTTTTTCACcagttattttgatttttattttggatgaaATGGCTAGAGTGAAGTCACAAAATAGTTTGGTAAGGGAGTACGATTTTCTTAATGAATTCAATTTCTCTATATTTCGGATCTCATTCCTCATTTAGAACTACTAGTTGTCCTTAGGACATCTCCAGTGGTTTTCGCCCAGCAATAgtccagccacaaactcctcatgccacatcatcagcactaaaaatcctcctgccacatcatcaggacaaacaaatagcccagcaatagtctagccacatcacccctaattatataaaacaaataattgacacacacaaaatacggaattaaatgtacgacacagatacgggaaaattcaataatattatttaaattaaaaaaagtacaataaaaaaatacattaatttaaaaaaaataaattaaaaaaaatacatttattttaaaaaaattacattatttaaaaaaaacacgacctccgcctcactcctcgtctccatcgtgaagaaaactcttctcctcgagGTCCGTCGCCGTCCGCCATTTGGCTAACGTCTTggccatctgagcgcgcgtttgttgacgcgcgaagaatttgagatcctctgtcgactggccaaggggTGATGCCGACtgtacctcctgggaccccccggCGTCCcgcctcgcctcccgttgcgcctgcctttgaccaaccgagtgagttcggcgagcgaacgatggcggggacgggagctcctccgcatcctcggggaggtcgtgggaaccgccgctgctgccgctgtaatcaccggtatagttcagtcatTGCTTCTTCGGCCGGCCAGCGTCGAGacctgcccggaacttctcgaagtcgttcagcacctcgtagcagttccagtaggtgaactccttatacaacccgggctggaggaaggctttctccgctatcctcctgcagtcatcctctgTTTGgtcactgctctgcatgcggagggcgttggcgtacaagcccgaaaatcgggagaccccagccatgattcggtcccaccccttctgGCACTCCTCGGTGcgcggcctcccctccgggcaaaatctcatgTAGGCTGCAGCAATTttggcccacatgttgacgatcctctgattgttcgaagtcaGAGGATCAtcacagacactcacccacgccttagaaagcgcgacgttctccgcgtccgtccacttcctccgcaCCGAGGGGTCGTCCtcaaccggctgcgacgactggCCGACCTCTTGTCCTTCCCCTCGCCCTTCTTCTTTGCGGGgctgatgtgtaattttaggttTATTACAAAAAGATAATATAGCACTCAAGTTCAATTAATTAACCCAAATATTACCACTTCGCTGCAAGATTACAACTTCGTgtgtagtaatttaaggtgtcgatccacagggaaggaaaGATTATTTAACTCTAAAACAAAGGAAAGACATACTAAAAGGTATTTTGATTTGAagattttgttttcaatattaagctaaaacaattaaaaggaaTAAAACGAGTAAGACGAATTAAGAGAAGAACTTGTTACTCCAAACATTCACGGATAAAACGGTGATTTATTCTAATAGCCAACTCTATCTTATGAAGTACGGGACTTTAATATCAATTCACGATGCTAGCACTAAACATGCTCGACATACAATAGTTTAAGAATAGTTGAACACATATTCAATAAACCAATCTTCATTAATCTAAGAATCCTACGGATGCGCGAGAATCAAAGATCAATTACTATAAGCTCATGAAATCCATTaccaaattatcatttgaacaaATCTGATAATTCATTACCACAATGATCCAACTTATTCAAAGTTTAAGAGACATTCAAATAAGCACAAAGATCTACTACGATTGGTGCACCAAAAGTAATAGATTCAAACACTAAACTTGTGGTAAAGACGATCATAAGATAAAGAAGAATATAGCATAAATCACATGAACAAATTATCCAATTACATGTTTGGAGCAACAATGAGGTTTCTAGCCAAGCATAGTCAAACTAGGAGCAatagaaaatggaagaaaaaccCTTTTAACCATGGAACTTTGAATAAAATAGCAGCTTTGacttgtacttttatttttctgtCAATTTCCTTTCACTATATACTCCAAGTCTTCAAAATTACTCCACGTATTGTCCCTACCAATTACACCAATTCAATCCCTCAATTATTGATGAATGGCCTTGCTATCCAGATACGTCTTCCTCCAAATCTCCACTAAATTCAATTTCTCAattttgatcaatggaaaaaaTGCTCTCCAGATCCGTCTCTCCCCCTTTTGCTCTCTGTCTTTTCTCcctttttaattcttcaaacCGCCGAGAAACTGTCAATTGCAGTTGAGAATgaactacccggccgggttgaattTTACAACTacaaaatcacccggccgggtgactgaAATTCGACCCTTCCTGGACTCGCGCTGCTTACAAGAtctcacccggccgggtggaattttaACTCCacaaaatcacccggccgggtcttcACACAGCTCATCGCAACCGGTTGCCAGCTTCGTCGGACTTCTAACTTGGAGGTTCGCTGATGCTGTTCGGGCTTTTGGGCGAGCACTGCCGGCGGTTCGCCAGCTTCGTCGTGCCTCCAACCTTGCGGCGCGCTGCTGCTGTTCTGGAATCACCTTTGCTCACCGGCTGAATGGTGGCTCTGTTTGGGAATCTGCCGTGAGTTTCCAGCTGCTGAAACGGAGAGCTTGGAGAGCGTGGTGGGATGGGTTTCTCCTCTTTGTTCTACACTCTCTGTGGGAAAGGACTTGTAGATCTGCTCAATTTTCTTTATTGGTTCACATCCTACATGGAAAATATTGTACCTTTGCAAGCTTGGAAGAATGCTAAAACCACTCAAAATTAAGACAATAAGTGTCAACATTTGTTttgcatcaaatacccccaaacttaagctCTTGTTCGCCCTCGAACAAGATTTATTTTAAGCACAATAACTCAACAAAGTTTCACTCACAAAAAGTTTTCATCACAAAGAATCAAGTAGGGACATgaatgacaaaatctaaacccccaacaattccaatcaagatttcccactctcaagaaccATCACTCAtcaacctagaacttcaagtcaaggtgcatgtaaaagtaagtccaagcataagatcatacaactcaaaccgtcgtcattgactcgtcaagcattactaATCACATATactcgcggatttcaaatcaaacttctttaactctaccaagctatttacaaaacatccacaagcatcaacaataaggtccaaggtcttaattcaaggttgtaatggggctagggatgaggtaggatagatatggatagtgagctcaaaggctacacatttgagtgccaaattcttccctcctacaacttctttccaaagatcaaacaacaaaattttacaaccaaactctcactcccccaaacttgagatcaattctagacaagattacatatTGCAACAAGTAGAAGCTCTAACTTTATTTcacaaactttttttttctcttctttttttttctcttttctgtttttgaaaagacctcgacttttgcaaattttgaggtcgtctttttcttttttttttcttctaagaacttcattcttttcacctatgcattacatcaagtctaaaaatgtctacacttttacaattcaccacccaacactcaaaactcgaaccacaaagctcaaacttgtatttagcactcaaatagtagcaaggtccattgatgaggctaaaatgaggcttatttaagtGGCTAAGAtattggctaagtgtttacacaaataatagggaattaagctcaaagtggcttctaggggatcatgtgtaggactaggcatgtgatcatttggccatatagttcatcctagtgccttatcctcccatatCATTGACACAAATAAATGCAAGCAtttcactcgataaagcaaatcaacccaagataatttccacaagacatgtgattttcatactctcctcaactcaagaaatcgattgtaatcacaacatgctctttcaaataaattcatgcacaaattccattcatcctaagcttcaaagatcaagtaaaatcaagcaaGATTTCCCAACCAAAAAGCGGAAAATAAAGATGCATCCGTCAATTACTTGATTCAAAACACTTTAGCAAATTATACACCCAATAAACATGCATCAAGCATAAAAATTATTGacaacccccccaaacttgaatgcttcattgtcctcaatgcatgcaaagaagaacataaaaagtaaagggaaagaagaactcccccaaacttggcatgaagtccatagtgcattcgggtgggagggcGGGTGTATATTCCTTTGTGGGTGTGCTTCCTTCTAAGCTCCAATCCTATCTccatgttgctcctacaaaaagaaacaaaacaaacagaaagaaacactcaattcaaaataaatgttagaggaaagaattgagcaaacaaaacctccaacataagaaataaaaaaaatataaaaataaagaaaaataaaaacttgggttgcctcccaatcagcgcctttgtttatagtcgttggctcgaccttcttcatccttgatctACACTTTTGAGTCCACAAGTGTAGCCACTTCTCTTGCCTCCATGCCACTTTCAACTCCAACATAGGCCTTCAAGCGTTGGCCATTCACCTTCCACAGATTGTCATTTTTCTGATCTCGGATCTCAACAGCACCGTAGGGGTACACCTTGTGCACCACATAAGGACCCCACCATCTTGACTTGAGCTTGCCCGGAAACAGTTTGAGCCGAGAATTGTATAAAAGGACCAGTTGTCCTTCATGGAAATGACGAGGCTTAATGGCtgcatcatgtatcttcttAGCACGTTCCTTATAGAGATCAACACTCTCATATGCATGAAGCCTAAACTCATCCATTTCATTTATGTCAAACATTCTCTTCTCGGCTGCcgcatcataatccaaattgaGCTTTTGCAAAGCCCAATAAGCTTTATGCTCAAGCTCTACCGGCAAATGACAAGCTTTTCCAAAAACCAATTTGTATGGTGAAGTTCCAATCGGGGTCTTATATGCCGTTCGATATGCCCACAAAGCATCATCTAActtttgagcccaatccttTCGAGACGGCTTCACCACTTTCTCAAGCACCCGCTTTATCTCTCGATTGGAGACTTCAACTTGACCACTCGTTTGGGGATGATAAGGGGTACCAACCTTGTGTTGGACACCATATTTGCCTAGGAGGTTTTCAAACAACTTGTTGCAAAAATGAGTTCCTCCATCACTGATAATGGCTCGAGGTGTCCCAAAGCGGTTAAAGATGTGATTCTTGATAAACTTCAACACCACTTTGGCATCATTGGTTGACGAGGCCGCTGCCTCTACCCATTTGGACACATAATCAACAGCTACGAGAATGTACTGTTGCCCATTAGACTTGGGAAACggtcccatgaagtctattccccaaacatcAAAGAGTTCTACCTCGTGAATGTTGTTCATTGGCATTTCATTTCTCCACGAGATATTGCCGGTTCTTTGGCAACTGTCACATCTCTCTACATAGGCTTTTGCGTCCTTGAAGATCGATGGCCAATAGAATCCGGACTGAAGCACCTTAAATGCGGTTCGACGTGCTCCAAAGTGGCCGCCATACACAGAATCATGGCATGCAGACAAAATCTGAAGGTGTTCATTCTCTCCCACGCACCTTCGAATCACTCCATCACTACAAATACGGAAGAGAAACGGATCTTCCCAAACATACGTGCGGGTGTCACTCAAAAATTTCTTCTTTTGATTAGAAGACAACCCTTCTGGTATAATGCCCGTGACAAGGTAGTTCGCCAAATTAGCAAACCACGGCACATATGTTTCCCGAGCTTCCACTTGCAACACTTGCTCGTCGGGAAATTTCTCATTGATCCTCTTCTTTCTCTCCTCTTCCGTCTCTTCCAAGCCCTCTAGCCTAGACAAATGATCAGCTACCAAATTTTCGATCCCCTTTTTGTCTTTAATTTCTACATCAAACTCTTGTAATAAGAGGATCCATCTCACCAACCGAGGCTTTGCATCTTTCTTATTCATCAAATATTTGATAGCTGAATGGTCCGTGAACACTACCACCTTCGTGCCAAGTAAGTATGCACGAAATTTCTCAAAGGCATACACTACTGctagcatttccttctccgtcgtGGTGTAATTCAATTGAGCTTCATTGAGTACTTTACTAGCATAGTAGACGGCATGTAGGACCTTATCTCTCCTTTGGCCTAAAAcggcccccacagcatagtctGAAGCATCACACATCAATTCAAATGGCTTCGACCAATCCGGTATGATAATAATAGGAGCTTCGACTAGCTTTTTCTTGAGCAACTCAAATGCCTCAAGGCATTTAtcatcaaagacgaacttggCATCCTTCTCAAGTAAGTTGCAAAgtggctttgcaatctttgaaaaatcTCTTATAAATCTTCGGTAGAATCCCGCATAACCAAGGAAACTACGGATGCCCTTCACATTCGTTGGGGGAGGTAACTTCGAAATCACATCAATCTTAGCCTTATCCATCTCCAATCCCAACTCCGACACCTTGTGTCCCAACACTATGCCTTCTTTGACTATGAATTGACACTTTTCCCAATTTAGCACGAGATTAGATTCTTCACATCTTTGTAGGACCCGTCTCAAGTTTTCTAAGCAAAGGTCAAATGAGGATCCAAAGAcggagaaatcatccatgaagatctccatGATGTCTTCATTCATGTCTGAAAAA contains:
- the LOC121790935 gene encoding uncharacterized protein At1g28695-like, whose product is MECNFINKNLAMILTILLATITLFYYREELTNNSLLFYTDKYSSTDSNWSSWLPRDELGIALARASTADKTVIVAVINEAYVESDYPSMFDLFLEGFWVGERTRPLLRHLVVVSMDKAAHERCLFRRLNCYLLVAGGGGFSSEKLYMSGEFIEMMWRRTAFLLEVLHRGYNC